From Candidatus Effluviviaceae Genus I sp., the proteins below share one genomic window:
- a CDS encoding DNA-directed RNA polymerase subunit omega — translation MDQVKKSDLLKYAKNEYFAAILAAKVARRLHATQPEKRPDATAKVTSLALKLITDGQVEYDTPVPPAAPEDLLGGESGAEKQEA, via the coding sequence TTGGACCAGGTCAAGAAGTCGGATCTGCTCAAGTACGCGAAGAACGAGTACTTCGCGGCGATCCTGGCCGCGAAGGTCGCGCGCCGTCTGCATGCGACGCAGCCGGAGAAGCGACCGGACGCGACGGCGAAGGTCACGTCGCTCGCGCTCAAGCTCATCACGGACGGTCAGGTCGAGTACGACACGCCCGTTCCGCCCGCGGCCCCCGAGGACCTGCTGGGCGGGGAGAGCGGCGCGGAGAAGCAGGAGGCGTAG